In one Paraburkholderia azotifigens genomic region, the following are encoded:
- a CDS encoding ABC transporter permease, with amino-acid sequence MGTPIINLTVTDAPPPRSPLATAARRFARNRAAFAALLLLVLIVLACFVGPLLSPNNAIDSDWSAISLAPALAGMHWFGTDELGRDLLVRTLVGGRVSLEVGLLGTLVAGVIGVAWGATAGYLGGRVDAVMMRIVDMMYAIPYMLIAILMMTLFGRAFYLVVLTISAFSWLDMARVVRGQTLSLRSREFIDAAKAIGVGSRSIIARHIVPNLIGVVVVYATVTVPNIVLTESVLSFLGLGVQEPMTSWGVLIQDGAQKLESTPWLLLCPALMLCATLYCVSFVGDGLRDAFDPKDR; translated from the coding sequence ATGGGAACGCCAATTATCAACCTGACCGTCACGGACGCGCCGCCTCCGCGCAGCCCGCTCGCGACGGCCGCGCGCCGCTTCGCGCGCAATCGCGCCGCGTTCGCCGCGCTGCTGTTGCTGGTCCTCATCGTGCTCGCGTGCTTCGTCGGCCCGCTGCTGTCGCCGAACAATGCGATCGACAGCGACTGGTCCGCGATCAGCCTCGCGCCCGCGCTCGCCGGCATGCACTGGTTCGGCACCGACGAACTCGGCCGCGACCTGCTCGTGCGCACGCTGGTCGGCGGACGCGTGTCGCTCGAAGTCGGCCTGCTCGGCACGCTCGTCGCGGGCGTGATCGGCGTCGCGTGGGGCGCGACGGCCGGTTATCTCGGCGGACGCGTCGATGCCGTGATGATGCGCATCGTCGATATGATGTACGCGATCCCCTACATGCTGATCGCGATCCTGATGATGACGCTGTTCGGCCGCGCGTTCTATCTCGTCGTGCTGACCATCAGCGCATTCTCGTGGCTCGACATGGCGCGCGTCGTGCGCGGTCAGACGCTGTCGCTGCGCTCGCGCGAATTCATCGACGCGGCGAAAGCGATCGGCGTCGGTTCGCGCTCGATCATCGCGCGTCATATCGTGCCGAATCTGATCGGCGTGGTGGTGGTCTACGCGACCGTCACGGTGCCGAACATCGTGCTGACGGAATCGGTGCTGTCGTTCCTCGGACTCGGCGTGCAGGAACCAATGACGAGCTGGGGCGTGCTGATCCAGGACGGCGCGCAGAAGCTCGAATCGACGCCCTGGCTGCTGCTGTGCCCTGCCCTCATGCTGTGCGCGACGCTCTATTGCGTGAGCTTCGTCGGCGACGGCCTGCGCGATGCATTCGATCCGAAGGACCGCTGA
- the panE gene encoding 2-dehydropantoate 2-reductase, with the protein MRILVVGAGATGGYFGGRLAQAGRDVTFLVREKRAEELRRAGLVIKSPRGDLTLRDVKTVLASQIAQPYDLVLLSCKAYNLDDAIESFAPAVGDTTMILPVLNGMRHIDVLRQRFGASKVLGGQCVIAATLNREREIVHLNDMQSIGFGELNGGISERVRNVAAAFDGAGFDSAASDNILQQMWEKWVFLATLAASTSLHRAAIGDILKTADGRRVIEGILGECKAVAAAHGYAIGDASNARAQTILFAEGSLLTASMLRDIEGQSRIEADHIVGDLIARGGEAQKEGALTLLRIAYSHLKAYEARLARQSA; encoded by the coding sequence ATGCGTATTCTCGTAGTGGGCGCAGGTGCAACGGGCGGATACTTCGGCGGGCGTCTCGCGCAGGCGGGCCGCGACGTCACGTTTCTGGTGCGCGAGAAGCGCGCTGAAGAACTGCGGCGCGCGGGGCTCGTGATCAAAAGTCCGCGCGGCGACCTGACGTTGCGCGACGTAAAGACGGTGCTCGCGTCGCAGATCGCGCAGCCTTACGATCTCGTGCTGCTAAGTTGCAAGGCCTACAACCTCGACGATGCGATCGAATCGTTTGCGCCCGCTGTCGGCGATACGACGATGATCCTGCCCGTGCTGAACGGCATGCGTCATATCGATGTGCTCAGGCAGCGCTTCGGTGCGTCGAAGGTGCTCGGCGGGCAGTGCGTGATTGCCGCGACGCTCAATCGCGAGCGCGAAATCGTGCATCTGAACGACATGCAGTCGATCGGCTTCGGCGAATTGAATGGCGGTATCAGCGAGCGTGTGCGCAATGTGGCGGCGGCATTCGACGGCGCGGGTTTCGATTCTGCTGCGTCGGACAACATACTCCAGCAGATGTGGGAGAAGTGGGTGTTCCTCGCCACGCTCGCGGCCAGCACATCGCTGCATCGTGCCGCTATCGGCGACATTCTGAAGACGGCCGACGGACGGCGCGTGATCGAAGGGATACTCGGCGAGTGCAAGGCCGTCGCGGCGGCGCACGGTTATGCGATCGGCGATGCGTCGAATGCGCGTGCGCAGACCATTCTGTTCGCCGAGGGCTCGCTGCTGACGGCTTCGATGCTGCGCGATATCGAAGGGCAATCGCGGATCGAGGCGGATCATATCGTCGGCGATCTGATCGCGCGTGGCGGCGAGGCGCAGAAGGAAGGGGCGCTGACGTTGCTGCGCATCGCATACAGCCATCTGAAAGCCTACGAGGCGAGGCTGGCGCGACAGTCTGCGTGA
- a CDS encoding ABC transporter ATP-binding protein produces the protein MALLEVNNLSVRFSRRDSAPVDAVQRVSFKLEKGKTLGIVGESGSGKSQTVMALLGLLAKNGAVSGEALYNGANLLTMNDAALNRIRGDRIGMIFQDPMTSLNPFLTIERQMTETLQLHRKVSRREAKQRAIEALERVRIPDAARRIGMYPHEFSGGMRQRVMIAMTLLSGPEILIADEPTTALDVTVQAQIIELLRELNRERGTAIILITHDMGVVAGLCDDVMVMYAGQTVEQAPAQQLFAAPTHPYTIGLLNALPRLTDEDDQPLQTIPGNPPLPGVASQGCAFAPRCTFAEEACRTARPSLEPVEGDLHALRACHRPVPAIAEVL, from the coding sequence ATGGCACTACTCGAAGTCAACAATCTCAGCGTGCGCTTTTCGCGCCGCGACAGCGCGCCCGTCGACGCCGTTCAGCGCGTGTCGTTCAAGCTTGAAAAAGGCAAGACGCTCGGCATCGTGGGCGAATCCGGTTCGGGCAAGAGCCAGACCGTGATGGCGCTGCTCGGCCTGCTCGCGAAGAACGGCGCCGTCAGCGGCGAAGCGCTCTACAACGGCGCGAATCTGCTGACCATGAACGACGCTGCCCTCAACCGTATTCGCGGCGACCGCATCGGCATGATCTTTCAGGATCCGATGACGTCGCTCAATCCGTTCCTCACCATCGAACGGCAGATGACGGAAACGCTGCAGCTGCATCGCAAGGTATCGCGCCGCGAGGCGAAGCAGCGCGCGATCGAGGCGCTCGAACGCGTGCGCATTCCCGATGCAGCCCGCCGCATCGGCATGTATCCGCATGAGTTTTCGGGCGGCATGCGCCAGCGCGTGATGATCGCGATGACGTTGCTGTCCGGGCCTGAAATCCTGATCGCCGACGAACCGACCACTGCGCTCGACGTCACCGTTCAGGCGCAGATCATCGAACTGCTGCGCGAGCTGAACCGCGAGCGCGGCACCGCGATCATTCTGATCACGCACGACATGGGCGTGGTCGCCGGCCTGTGCGACGACGTGATGGTGATGTACGCGGGACAAACCGTCGAACAGGCGCCGGCGCAACAACTGTTCGCCGCGCCGACGCATCCGTACACGATCGGCCTGCTGAACGCGCTGCCGCGTCTCACCGACGAAGACGATCAGCCGCTGCAGACCATTCCAGGCAATCCGCCGCTGCCGGGCGTCGCATCGCAAGGCTGCGCGTTCGCGCCGCGCTGCACGTTCGCCGAGGAAGCGTGCCGCACGGCGCGTCCATCCCTCGAACCCGTCGAAGGCGACCTGCATGCGCTGCGTGCGTGCCATCGTCCCGTGCCCGCTATTGCGGAGGTGCTATGA
- a CDS encoding OprD family outer membrane porin, whose product MTTQRSTSGASKLALLAVSLPALTIATAAFADDAAAPATAASAAVAQATPATPATQAKPKLKHTPNTEEVQPETNNALVNAEADQVATPPEQLSSQAKSKGLIADSHLNLLFRNYADQFDNEGGPHRHAWVQGMQANFESGYTQGFVGLGFDASLFAALKLDGGHGAGNMVHVAKGGGGSDQLAWAYPGMYDIKGRISETVVKYGLQIVDNNPFMEPHDNRALPPTFLGVSAVSNDIHNVTLQAGSFTKVDPRGHTNLIDLTSSYGGVTIKRLSYFGGNWDYSPNGTVTLYADQAEDVWNQFYAAISHSIGDVNTVKWSGLANIYSTHQTGSALQGHINNNAYSLSLSAQHGPHQVLLGYQQILGDQFFDYVNETNGIYLVNSMDVDYNAPHEKSFQLRYTFDGKYAGLPGFKAMLWGVTGWGADASAGAASNAIGPYTRNGEYVHGTHHEIGFIPSYTLQSGRFKDTKITFIAMYHKSTAHYSDPNNMEYRLVVNVPVKVF is encoded by the coding sequence ATGACAACCCAACGATCCACATCAGGAGCATCGAAACTCGCGTTGCTGGCCGTGAGTCTGCCCGCGCTGACGATTGCCACCGCCGCGTTTGCAGACGATGCAGCCGCACCCGCCACGGCCGCCAGCGCAGCGGTGGCGCAGGCAACGCCTGCAACGCCTGCAACGCAAGCCAAACCGAAGCTGAAACACACGCCGAACACAGAGGAAGTGCAGCCGGAAACCAACAACGCGCTGGTGAACGCCGAAGCCGATCAGGTCGCGACGCCGCCCGAGCAGCTGTCGAGCCAGGCGAAAAGCAAAGGTCTCATCGCCGACAGCCATCTGAACCTGCTGTTCCGCAACTACGCCGACCAGTTCGACAACGAAGGCGGTCCGCATCGCCACGCGTGGGTGCAGGGCATGCAGGCAAACTTCGAATCGGGTTATACGCAAGGGTTCGTCGGCCTCGGCTTCGATGCATCGCTGTTCGCGGCGCTCAAGCTCGACGGCGGCCATGGCGCGGGCAACATGGTGCACGTCGCGAAAGGCGGCGGCGGCTCCGATCAGCTCGCGTGGGCGTATCCGGGCATGTACGACATCAAGGGACGCATTTCAGAAACGGTCGTCAAATACGGCTTGCAGATCGTCGACAACAATCCGTTCATGGAACCGCACGACAACCGCGCGTTGCCGCCGACGTTCCTCGGCGTGTCGGCCGTGAGCAACGACATCCACAACGTCACGCTGCAGGCAGGCAGCTTCACGAAAGTCGACCCGCGCGGTCACACGAACCTGATCGACCTCACCTCGTCCTACGGCGGCGTGACGATCAAGCGCCTGTCGTACTTCGGCGGCAACTGGGACTATTCGCCGAATGGCACCGTCACGCTGTACGCCGACCAGGCTGAAGACGTGTGGAATCAATTTTACGCAGCGATCTCGCATTCGATCGGCGATGTGAACACCGTCAAATGGTCGGGCCTCGCCAACATCTATTCGACGCACCAGACGGGTTCCGCGCTGCAAGGGCATATCAACAACAATGCCTATAGCCTGTCGCTGTCGGCGCAACATGGTCCGCACCAGGTGCTGCTCGGTTATCAGCAGATTCTCGGCGACCAGTTCTTCGACTATGTCAACGAGACCAACGGCATCTATCTCGTGAACTCGATGGACGTCGACTACAACGCGCCGCACGAAAAGTCGTTCCAGCTGCGTTATACGTTCGACGGCAAATATGCAGGTCTGCCCGGCTTCAAGGCCATGCTGTGGGGCGTGACGGGCTGGGGCGCGGATGCGTCGGCGGGCGCCGCGTCGAATGCAATCGGCCCGTACACGCGAAACGGCGAGTACGTGCACGGCACGCACCACGAGATCGGCTTCATTCCGAGCTATACGCTGCAAAGCGGCCGCTTCAAGGATACGAAGATCACGTTCATCGCGATGTATCACAAGTCGACGGCGCACTACTCGGATCCCAACAATATGGAGTACCGGCTGGTTGTGAATGTGCCGGTGAAGGTGTTCTAA
- a CDS encoding ABC transporter ATP-binding protein, whose translation MSAQETLLKVDNLSVHFHIAQGGYPWSKKATLRAVDGVSFDVRRGETVGLVGESGCGKSTLARAIIGLAPVTSGSVQWKGRETVKGEAKRDTAQLRRDVQMIFQDPLASLDPRMTIEQIVAEPLKTHQPQLGREETRVRVRTMLERVGLSNHHLRRYPHEFSGGQCQRVGIARALIGEPQLVICDEPVSALDVSIQAQIVNLLRDLQRELSLSLLFVAHDLAVVKAISQRVLVMYLGRVMEFGDKRDVYREPQHPYTRALLSAVPLPDPVAERAREHVLLRGEIPSPLKPPSGCAFRTRCPDAIDACANERPVVTAAGSHHTQVACIRAVMT comes from the coding sequence ATGAGCGCTCAGGAAACGTTACTCAAGGTCGACAACCTCAGCGTTCATTTCCATATCGCGCAGGGCGGCTATCCGTGGTCGAAGAAGGCGACGTTGCGCGCCGTCGACGGCGTGTCGTTCGATGTGCGCCGCGGCGAAACGGTTGGCCTCGTCGGCGAATCGGGGTGCGGCAAGTCGACGCTCGCGCGCGCGATCATCGGCCTTGCGCCCGTCACTTCGGGCAGCGTGCAGTGGAAAGGACGCGAGACAGTCAAAGGCGAAGCGAAGCGCGACACCGCGCAACTCCGCCGCGACGTGCAGATGATTTTCCAGGATCCGCTCGCCTCGCTCGATCCGCGCATGACGATCGAGCAGATCGTCGCCGAACCGCTGAAGACACATCAGCCGCAACTCGGCCGGGAAGAAACGCGCGTACGCGTGCGGACGATGCTCGAGCGCGTCGGCCTGTCGAATCATCACTTGCGGCGTTATCCGCACGAGTTTTCGGGCGGCCAGTGTCAGCGCGTGGGCATCGCGCGCGCGTTGATCGGCGAACCGCAACTCGTGATCTGCGACGAGCCCGTCTCTGCCCTCGACGTGTCGATCCAGGCGCAGATCGTCAATCTGCTGCGCGATCTGCAACGCGAACTGTCGCTGTCGCTGCTGTTCGTCGCGCACGATCTCGCTGTCGTGAAGGCGATCAGCCAGCGCGTACTCGTGATGTACCTGGGGCGCGTGATGGAGTTCGGCGACAAGCGCGACGTGTATCGAGAGCCGCAGCATCCGTACACGCGAGCGTTGCTCTCCGCCGTGCCGCTGCCCGATCCCGTGGCGGAGCGTGCACGTGAACACGTGCTGTTGCGCGGCGAGATTCCGTCGCCGCTGAAGCCGCCTTCAGGCTGCGCGTTTCGCACGCGCTGCCCGGATGCGATCGACGCATGTGCGAACGAGCGGCCCGTCGTCACGGCGGCAGGTTCGCATCATACGCAGGTCGCTTGCATACGCGCCGTCATGACCTGA
- a CDS encoding Hcp family type VI secretion system effector, with the protein MADMFIRIDGISGESQDAAHRGQIEVSSWRWQIKQQAIMMSGSGGGASKASITDLEFVHQIDRSSPNLMRYCLIGRHIPQVVLSTRKAGGVPLVNRQCLYVACSL; encoded by the coding sequence ATGGCAGATATGTTCATCAGGATTGACGGTATCAGCGGCGAATCACAAGACGCAGCACACCGTGGCCAAATCGAGGTGTCGAGCTGGCGATGGCAGATCAAACAACAGGCCATCATGATGTCTGGCTCGGGCGGAGGAGCAAGCAAGGCATCGATAACGGATCTCGAGTTCGTTCATCAGATCGATCGCTCAAGTCCCAATCTGATGCGTTACTGCCTCATAGGCAGGCATATTCCGCAAGTCGTTCTGAGCACACGAAAAGCCGGTGGGGTTCCGCTGGTGAATCGGCAATGCCTGTACGTTGCGTGTTCTCTTTGA
- a CDS encoding ABC transporter permease subunit, protein MLAYTLRRTLWAIPTILAVITACYLLLHLTPGGPFDTEKQLSAATLANLNARYHLDEPLWKQYLHYLWGLLHGDLGLSFRYTDWSVTDLVLKALPVSLGVGGVSVPIAVVIGVALGTIAAVRRDNVIDHAVMVLGNVGNVVPPFVLGPLLVWVFAILLKTADGHGWLPAGSWGDGEWRYRVLPIALLTIINVALIARVMRGSMIEVLSGNFIRTARAKGLPARTIVLRHAMKPALMPVVSLLGSVCISSITAAVVTESVFALPGLGQLVVNGAVNRDYTLVLGLVVLTTVVAVLFNLLVDLAYAWLDPRIRY, encoded by the coding sequence ATGCTTGCATACACGTTGCGCCGCACGCTGTGGGCGATCCCGACGATACTCGCCGTGATCACCGCATGCTATCTGCTGCTGCATCTCACGCCGGGCGGTCCGTTCGACACGGAGAAGCAGTTGTCGGCGGCTACGCTCGCGAATCTGAACGCGCGCTATCACCTCGACGAGCCGCTGTGGAAGCAGTATCTGCACTATCTGTGGGGACTACTGCACGGCGATCTGGGCCTGTCGTTCCGCTATACCGACTGGTCCGTCACCGACCTCGTGCTCAAGGCGCTGCCCGTGAGTCTCGGCGTCGGCGGCGTGTCGGTGCCGATCGCCGTGGTGATCGGCGTCGCGCTCGGCACGATCGCGGCCGTACGCCGCGACAACGTGATCGATCATGCCGTGATGGTGCTCGGCAATGTCGGCAACGTCGTGCCTCCGTTCGTGCTCGGTCCGTTGCTCGTGTGGGTGTTCGCCATTCTGCTGAAGACCGCGGACGGCCATGGCTGGCTGCCCGCGGGCAGCTGGGGCGACGGCGAGTGGCGTTATCGCGTGCTGCCCATCGCGCTCTTGACGATCATCAACGTCGCGCTGATCGCACGCGTGATGCGCGGCAGCATGATCGAAGTGCTGTCGGGCAACTTCATCCGCACCGCGCGGGCGAAGGGCCTGCCGGCACGCACGATCGTCCTGCGCCACGCGATGAAGCCCGCGCTGATGCCCGTCGTCTCGCTGCTCGGCTCCGTGTGCATTTCGTCGATCACGGCCGCCGTCGTCACCGAATCGGTGTTCGCGCTGCCCGGCCTTGGGCAGCTCGTCGTCAACGGCGCCGTCAATCGCGACTACACGCTCGTGCTCGGCCTCGTCGTGCTGACCACGGTCGTCGCCGTCCTGTTCAACCTGCTCGTCGACCTTGCCTATGCATGGCTCGATCCGCGCATCCGCTATTGA